GCGTGGTCTTGCCGACGCCGTTCTTGCCGATGATGGCCACCTTCTCGCCGCGGGTGACGAGGGCGCTGAAGGGGCGGATGATCTCGCGGCGGCCGTAGCTCTTCGCCAGGTCCTCGACGGTGAGCGTCTGCTTCCCGGAGGGCTTCGCCTGCTCGAACTTGATGAAGGGGGCGGCGATGTTGGAGCGCTTGAGATCCTCGAGCTTGAGCTTCTCCATGGCGCGGATGCGGCTCTGCACCTGGGAGGCGCGGGTGCCGGCGTGGAAGCGCGCCACGAAGTCCTGCAGCTGGGCGATCTTCTTCTGCTTCTCGGAGTTCTCCGCCTCGACGCGCGAGCGCACCTGGCCCTTCTGCCGGACCATGTCGTCGTAGCCGCCGGTGTAGGTGATGATCGTCTGGTAGTCGATGTCGGCGATGTGGGTGCAGATCGCGTTCAGGAAGTGCCGATCGTGCGAGATGGTGACGAGCACGCCCTCGTAGGCGTGGAGGAACTTCTCCAGCCACCGGATCGACTCGATGTCGAGGTTGTTGGTGGGCTCGTCGAGGAGCAGCGCCTGCGGGCGGCCGAACAGCGCCTGCGCCAGCAGCACGCGCAGCTTGTACCCACCGGCGAGGGCGCGCATGGGCTGCTCGTGCGCCTCCTGCGGGATGCCGAGGCCTTCCAGCAGCTCGGAGGCGGTCGCCTCGGCCGTGTAGCCGTCCTCCTCGCCGATGATGCCCTCCAGCTCGCCCAGTCGGTGCCCGTCCGCCTCCGAGATGTCCGCCTTGGCGAGGAGCCGGTCCTTCTCCTGCATCGCCGACCAGAGCGCGGGGTTGCCCATGAGCACCACGTCGAGGACGCGGTCGTCCTCGTACCGGAACTGGTCCTGGCGCAGGATCCCGAGCCGCTTCGGCTTCAGGATGTCGCCGGAGTCGGGCTCCTCGTCGCCGGCGAGGATCTTCATGAAGGTGGTCTTGCCGGCGCCGTTGGGACCGGTGAGGCCGTAGCGCCGCCCGGGCGGGAACGCGACGTTCACGTCCTCGAAGAGCTTCTTCGGCCCGAAGGCCTTGCTGACGTTCTGAACTGAGATCATGTGGAGAGGCCGCGCGCGCCGGTGGTGAGGACTGCGCGCGGGCGCGAGGCGCGGCCCGGCGGTTTCTTAACCGAAATCGGGACGGTTGGCGAGGTGGGATGGTAGAGGCTTCCCCGTGAGCGAGCGCGAGCGCCTCTTCGCGGCCTGTGCGCCCGGGCTGGAGCAGGTCCTGGCCGCGGAGCTGTCCGGCCTGGGCCTCGAGGCGCGCGCCGTCCCGGGCGGCGCCGAGGCGAGCGGTCCCTCCGCGCTGGCGCTCGCCTGCCTGGGCTCGCGCGTGGCCGACGCGGTCGCGCTCCGGGTGTTCGAGGGGCCCGAGCGCGGCCTCGCGGGCGCCCTCGCCGCCGCGCGCGCCCGGTTCGGCGCGGGCGCACCGCTCGCCGTCCGGCGGGATCGGGGGACGGCCACCCTCTCGCTCGACGCCGCCGGCGCGCCGCTCTTCAAGCGCGGCTGGCGGGCGCGGGTCGGGGCAGCGCCGCTGCGCGAGTCGCTCGCGGCGGGCGTCCTCCTCGCGGCCGGGTTCGACGGCTCGCAGGCCTTCCTCGACCCGATGTGCGGCTCCGGCACGCTCGCCCTGGAGGCCGCGGCGATCGCCACCCGCCGCGCGCCCGGCCTCGGGCGGTCCTTCGCCTTCGAGCGCTGGCCGGGGCACGACCGCGCGGCCACGGAGGCGGTCCGGGCGCGCCTGGCGGCGCTGGCGCGCGAGGCGCCGGCGCCCATCCACGCCTCCGACCGCAACATGGGGGCGCTCCGGCTGGCGCAGAAGAACGCGGCCGCGGCCGGCCTCGCCGGCGCCATCCACTTCGATCGGCGGGACGCGGCCGAGGCGGAGCTCCCGCCCGCGCCGGGCCTCCTCGCGGTCAACCCACCGTACGGCCTGCGCCTGGCGGAGGAGGTCGAGGCGGCCTGGCGCGCGCTGGCCGCGCTGCTGGCGCGCGCGGTCGGGTGGCGCGCCGCCGTGCTCGCCCCCGATCGCCCGCTCGAGCGCGCGCTCCCCGGGACGCCCGCGCGCGTGCTCCGCGTCCGCAACGGCGGCCTGCCCTGCCGCCTCCTGCTGTACGGCGCCGCGCCGCCGCGCGGCGGCGCGCACGAGCCCCCGCCGGGCACCTGACCCGCTCGGCCGCTCCCCAAGAGAGCCGTCGCCCTGCCGAGCCAAGGCGCTGCGGCCAGCCCATCATCTACCGCGTGCTGAGACGCCTCCGTCAGCGCCTGTCCGCGAAGAACCTCCTCGTCCCCTCGCGCGCGCGCCAGGGCGTGGCGAAGCTCGCGGTGCGCCGGGTCGGGCACACCTTCCGCAACGAGGTGGTGGCGCTCCGGAACGTCGACATCGACGTGCACTCCGGCGAGTTCGTCTGCCTGCTCGGCCCCTCCGGGTGCGGGAAGTCCACCCTGCTCTACGCGCTGGCCGGCCTGGTGAAGCCCTCCGGCGGCCACATCTCGCTCGACGGGCGCGACGTGACCGGCCCCGGGCCGGACCGGGTGCTCATGTTCCAGGAGCCGGCGCTCTTCCCGTGGCTGACCGTGCGGCAGAACCTGGTCTTCGTCCTGCGGGGCCGCCGCCTGGCGAAGGCCGACGCGGAGGCGCGGGCGGCCGCCTTCATCGAGCGGGTGGGCCTGCACGGCTTCGAGGGCGCGCTCCCGCACGAGCTGTCCGGCGGGATGCGCATGCGGGTGGCGCTGGCGCGGGCGCTCGCGATGGACCCGGCGGTCCTGCTCATGGACGAGCCGTTCGGCGCGCTCGACGCGCAGACGCGCGCCAGCATGCACGACCTCCTGCAGCAGATCTGGATGCGCGACCGCAAGACGGTGGTCTTCGTCACCCACAACATCCGCGAGGCGCTGGTGCTGGGCGACCGGGTGGTGGTGATGGCCGGCCGCCCCGGCCGCGTGCTGCAGGATCTCGAGGTGCGGCTGCCCCGCCCGCGCGACCCGGACGACGAGGCGCTGGTCGAGATGTCGCGCCGCATCCGCGCCATGCTCGGGCGCGCCGAGCTCATCACCGATACGCCGCCGCCCATCGGCGGACGGAAGGAGGTCGCGGATGAAGGGACCGCTCCTGGAGAGGGCCGCGTCTCTGGCGGCGCTCCTCCTCCTGTGGGAGCTGGCCTCTAGGATCGGGCCCTGGCCTCACTACCTCTTTCCGGGCCCGGTGGCGGTGGCGCGGAGCCTGGGCACGATGATCGCCGACGGCCGGCTCGGCGCGGCGGTGGTGCGCTCGCTCGGGCGGCTCGGGCAGGGTTACGTGCTCTCGGCGCTGGTGGGCGTGCCGCTCGGCATCGCCAACGCGCGCCTGCGCTGGATGCGCTCCACCGTGAAGCCGCTCGTGCTCGGCCTGCAGGCGCTCCCGTCCATCTGCTGGCTCCCGCTGGCGCTCCTGTGGTTCGGGCTCTCCGAGCAGGCGATCGTGTTCGTGGTGGTCATGGGCTCGCTGCTCGCCATCGCCATCTCGACCGAGGACGGCGTCGCCGCCATCGATCCGCTGCTCCTGCGCGCCTCCGGCGTGCTGGGCGTCCGCGGGCCGCGCTTCTACCTCGGCGTGCTGCTCCCGGGCGCGCTGCCGGGCATCGTCACCGGGCTCAAGCTCGGGTGGAGCTTCGCCTGGCGCGCCCTCATGGCCGGGGAGCTCCTCTTCGTCGCCGGCGGGCTCGGCCAGCTCCTGCAGGCCGGCCGCGAGCTGCTCGACGTGCCGCAGGTCATGGCGGTCATGATCGCGATCGTGGCGGTCGGCTCGGTGGTGGACCAGGTGCTGTTCCGCCTGGTCGAGGTGAAGATCCGCCGGCGCTGGGGCCTCACGGAGGCGGTATGAGCCGGCGCGCGCGGGCCGCGGCCCTGGTCCTCGCGGCCGCGACGGCGCTCGCCGGCTGCCGGCGGGGCGCCGCGCCCAGCGGTCCCCTGCGGCTCGGGTTCTTCCCGAACCTCACCCACGCCCAGGCGCTCGTCGGGACCAGCGAGGGGCTCTTCGCCCGCGAGCTGGGCGGCGCCATCACCTTGCGCCAGTTCAACGCGGGGCCGGCCGCGATGGAGGCGCTGCTCGCCGGGGACGTGGACGTCGCCTACGTGGGCCCCGGCCCGGCGGCGATCGCGTACCTGCGCTCGCACGGCGAGGCGCTGCGGGTGGTGGCGGGCGCGGCCTCCGGCGGCGCGGTGCTGGTCGCGAGGACCGCCCGCACCCCGCGCGAGCTCCTCGGCAAGCGCGTCGCCACCCCCCAGCTCGGGAACACCCAGGACATCGCGCTGCGCGTGTGGCTCAAGCAGCAGGGCCTCCGCATCGGCGAGGGCCCGGCGGCGGTGCAGGTCCAGCCGCTCTCCAACCCGGACATCCTGGGGCTCTTCGGGCGCGGCGAGCTGGAGGCTGCCTGGGTGCCCGAGCCCTGGGGCGCGCGGCTCCTGGCCGAGGCCGGCGCGCACCTCCTCGTGGACGAGCGCGACCTCTGGGAGGGGCACCGCTTCCCCACCACCGTGATCGTGGCGAGCCGGGCCGCGCTGGCCTCGCGGCGCCGCGACGTGGTGGCCGCCCTGCGCGTCCACCTCGCCCTCACCGAGCGCTGGAAGGCCGACCCGGCCGCCTTCGCCCGCGCCGCCAACGCGCAGTACGGGCGCCTGACCGGCCATCCGCTCTCCGAGCCCATCCTGCAGGACGCCTTCTCGCGGCTCGAGCCGGTGGCGGATCCCCTCGCGCCGCAGCTCCTGGAGGGAGCCCGGCACGCGCAGGAGCTCGCCTACGCGCCGCCCGGGGACCTGACCGGGCTGGTGGACCTCTCCTTGCTCGAGGAATCGCGCGCGGGGGCGGCGCGGTGACGAGCCGCGCCACAGGGAGTCTCCCGGGGCGCCGCCGCCGTGGAGATGTTGCAGACCGGCCACGCTCGCGTCGCGGGCGCCCGGCAGGATGGCGACATG
The genomic region above belongs to Anaeromyxobacter diazotrophicus and contains:
- a CDS encoding ABC transporter ATP-binding protein, coding for MLRRLRQRLSAKNLLVPSRARQGVAKLAVRRVGHTFRNEVVALRNVDIDVHSGEFVCLLGPSGCGKSTLLYALAGLVKPSGGHISLDGRDVTGPGPDRVLMFQEPALFPWLTVRQNLVFVLRGRRLAKADAEARAAAFIERVGLHGFEGALPHELSGGMRMRVALARALAMDPAVLLMDEPFGALDAQTRASMHDLLQQIWMRDRKTVVFVTHNIREALVLGDRVVVMAGRPGRVLQDLEVRLPRPRDPDDEALVEMSRRIRAMLGRAELITDTPPPIGGRKEVADEGTAPGEGRVSGGAPPPVGAGL
- a CDS encoding ABC transporter substrate-binding protein, encoding MSRRARAAALVLAAATALAGCRRGAAPSGPLRLGFFPNLTHAQALVGTSEGLFARELGGAITLRQFNAGPAAMEALLAGDVDVAYVGPGPAAIAYLRSHGEALRVVAGAASGGAVLVARTARTPRELLGKRVATPQLGNTQDIALRVWLKQQGLRIGEGPAAVQVQPLSNPDILGLFGRGELEAAWVPEPWGARLLAEAGAHLLVDERDLWEGHRFPTTVIVASRAALASRRRDVVAALRVHLALTERWKADPAAFARAANAQYGRLTGHPLSEPILQDAFSRLEPVADPLAPQLLEGARHAQELAYAPPGDLTGLVDLSLLEESRAGAAR
- a CDS encoding ABC-F family ATP-binding cassette domain-containing protein, with amino-acid sequence MISVQNVSKAFGPKKLFEDVNVAFPPGRRYGLTGPNGAGKTTFMKILAGDEEPDSGDILKPKRLGILRQDQFRYEDDRVLDVVLMGNPALWSAMQEKDRLLAKADISEADGHRLGELEGIIGEEDGYTAEATASELLEGLGIPQEAHEQPMRALAGGYKLRVLLAQALFGRPQALLLDEPTNNLDIESIRWLEKFLHAYEGVLVTISHDRHFLNAICTHIADIDYQTIITYTGGYDDMVRQKGQVRSRVEAENSEKQKKIAQLQDFVARFHAGTRASQVQSRIRAMEKLKLEDLKRSNIAAPFIKFEQAKPSGKQTLTVEDLAKSYGRREIIRPFSALVTRGEKVAIIGKNGVGKTTLVQMLVDQLKPDGGTVTWGHQASVGYLPQDHAGLIRPGTTAFGWLRELEDKLSNEEISGLLGRMLFSGEERMKPTDTLSGGEIVRLLMSNLMRTKDNVLVLDEPTNHLDLQAIAALSEGLGRYEGTVLMVTHDQQLIGEVATRIWALRDDEPVLDFNGTFDEFLEKHPDLAAHHR
- a CDS encoding THUMP domain-containing class I SAM-dependent RNA methyltransferase; amino-acid sequence: MSERERLFAACAPGLEQVLAAELSGLGLEARAVPGGAEASGPSALALACLGSRVADAVALRVFEGPERGLAGALAAARARFGAGAPLAVRRDRGTATLSLDAAGAPLFKRGWRARVGAAPLRESLAAGVLLAAGFDGSQAFLDPMCGSGTLALEAAAIATRRAPGLGRSFAFERWPGHDRAATEAVRARLAALAREAPAPIHASDRNMGALRLAQKNAAAAGLAGAIHFDRRDAAEAELPPAPGLLAVNPPYGLRLAEEVEAAWRALAALLARAVGWRAAVLAPDRPLERALPGTPARVLRVRNGGLPCRLLLYGAAPPRGGAHEPPPGT
- a CDS encoding ABC transporter permease, translating into MKGPLLERAASLAALLLLWELASRIGPWPHYLFPGPVAVARSLGTMIADGRLGAAVVRSLGRLGQGYVLSALVGVPLGIANARLRWMRSTVKPLVLGLQALPSICWLPLALLWFGLSEQAIVFVVVMGSLLAIAISTEDGVAAIDPLLLRASGVLGVRGPRFYLGVLLPGALPGIVTGLKLGWSFAWRALMAGELLFVAGGLGQLLQAGRELLDVPQVMAVMIAIVAVGSVVDQVLFRLVEVKIRRRWGLTEAV